The sequence TGAAGGGCAGGCGGGCATTCATCCGATCATACTGTTCGCGATAGTGAGCGATCTGCTCCAGATTCACAACATGAGCGAGTGGTGATAAAAACAGCTCCATAAACTTCGCAGCCGCCGATTCGAACAGTAGGGGAGAGGCTGACGAGGGAGCGTGAAGGTTCCACTCAATCCCAGTCGTCAGTGCTGATTTCGACACATTTGACGAGCCAACGATCACAGAATCACCAGCAGACGACCCAAATAGATAGGCTTTCGGATGAAACGAAACACCGCCGCTTTCGATCATCCGGATCTCAGCTTCAGGCAGTGATTCAAAAAGCAGCGTAAGAGCATCCGGCTGGGTAATTGCTAAATAGTCGCCCGTGACGATCTTCACATCGGCACCCCGCACGATCGCCCGCTGTAGCATTGGCAGCAATTCACGAACCCCCGAACGCATCAAAAAGGCGGTCACGATATAAATCGTATCCGCCGTCTCGCCAAGCCGCTGCAATTCGCTCAGCAAATTGCGCGTCAGCAGCCGGACATCAGTCATCCTGCACCTCGACTAAATAGAGCCTCTCATCAAACGATCCGCGTAACGCGCGTTTCTCTTCACGGATTACCTGCAATGCATCCTCATCCGCTCCTTCCAAGCTAGCAGCTGCATAGACCAACTCCAACAGATCCGCCAGCTCCTCCAGCCGCTCACGAGAGGTTGCTGCTTCTTCATACTCTGACAATTCCTCCGCGAGTTTACGCTTCACTTCCTCTGCAAATTCAGCACCAGATAAAACCCGAGTCACAGGAGTTTTGCCGTCATTTTCGATGATTTGTGGAATTAGGTCTCTTACTAGTTTGTTGTAGGTTGGCATATAGATCCCTCTTTCCTGGATTTTACTTTTAGTATATCATAAAGGATAACATAGACTTTTCAAAACTATTAGGAGCTGATATGGATGGCGTTAGTGAATCAAATTAAGAAAAAAGTAAGAAATGCTAAACTCCACAGTTCAGTTGAAGCGACCTACAATGTTTTTAAGAGTGGTGGAAGGAAATACATCCAGATAAATACATATGGTTCAAATGATCGTAAAGTACAAGGGTCAGTTAGTCAAACTATCCAAATGAGTGAAGAAGTGATTAAACAATTAAAAGAAATACTAGACAATCAATATTGAATTACTTTTAAAGTCATTGGAATATCACGTTTAAAAGGAATTGATAAAAATGCTCACACCCATCCACGTAGTCGCAGCCATCATCCAAAATGCCCAACGTGAAATTCTCTGCGCTCGTCGATCTTTTCAAATGACGTTACCTGGCTTTTGGGAATTTCCTGGCGGGAAAGTGGAGAGTGAAGAGACTGCTGAAGTAGCATTAGCAAGAGAGATACAAGAGGAGCTGGGTTGCCAAATTGCTGTTGGCGCTTTTGTTGAAAACACGACCCATACATATGGATTCATTACCATTCGATTAGAGACATACATGGCCACACTGGTAGAGGGCCTGCCAGTCGCAACGGAGCACAGTGAACTACGCTGGGTCCCTTGGCAAGAGTTACATGCACTTGAGTGGGCGCCGGCAGATATCCCGGCTGTAGAAAGGGTGATTGCGTTATGCAAGAAGGATTGTATGAGCAGCTGATCAATGAACGAGTCAAGCAGGAGTTGGCTTCTTTATCCTCCGATGCGTTTGCAATTGAGAAGGAATCGCTAGAGGAAGCGGAGGCTCGTGTCGTGTTGGCGAGCTATGTGTCGGCTGTGACGAAAATCGCACTGTCGCATATACGCGAAGGTGGCGATCGTAACGAAGCGCTATTACGCCAGATCCAAACGTGTAACGAAGTAATCGATGTTTTGCAGCGGCAACTGGATGACACAGAGTTTGCCGATTTGAAGATTGATGAACAAGCTGAAGTCCTGACCGCTGTCTATTCGACGTTGAACAACGCCCGTTCATTTGGTGCGCAAAACGTACAGCGTCCGCTGACCCCTTTGTCGCAAAGCTCTTTGTTTACGGGCTCACATGCAGAACCGAATATGGTCGAAGAGCTCAAGAAAGAAATCGAGTCGTCTGACGAGATTGAATGGCTCGTGTCTTTTATGAAATGGTCGGGCTTGCGAATCATTATGGAAGAGTTACGTCGATTCACAGAACGAGGTGGACGTCTTCATGTCATTACGACCTCTTATATGGAGGCGACCGACGTCAAAGCGCTCCAAGAGCTGCGTCAATTGCCAAATACGGAAGTGCGCGTATCGCTCGACAAAGAACGGACTCGTTTGCATGCCAAGGCTTATTTGTTTAAACGAAAGACTGGATTCAGTACGGCGTATATTGGCTCGTCGAATTTGTCGAATCCGGCCCTTACGTCTGGCTTGGAGTGGAATCTGAAAGTAACCGAGCAAGATTCGTTTGATATCATTCGTAAATTTGAAGCGACCTTTGAGAGTTATTGGAATGACGAGGAATTTAAGAGCTTGGCGATGGAGCATGAAGACAATTGGGCACTTGTGCAAACGTCATTGCGAAAGAATGTGCTTTACGATTCGGCGGAACAGTACTTTTTAGATATTCGTCCCTATCATTACCAGCAGGAAATACTGGACGAATTGGAAGCAGAGCGAACAATCTACGGGCATACCCGAAACTTGGTCGTTGCTGCAACCGGTGTTGGAAAGACCGTGATTTCCGCTTTTGACTTTAAACGTTTCTATGCAAACAATCGACAGGCGAAACTTTTATTTATTGCGCATCGGGAAGAGATACTAAAGCAAAGCTTACATACGTTCCGGGCTATTTTAAAGGACGCAAACTTCGGTGAATTGTTTGTAGGACGCCATGAGCCGACTAGTTTGAATCATGTGTTCATGAGTATACAAAGTTGGAACAGCCGCAAGATGATCGAGAAAACGTCTGCTGATTTCTATGACTTCATTGTTGTGGACGAATTCCATCACGCGACCGCACCAAGTTATCGGGCTTTGCTCGGTCATTATACGCCTACAATTTTGTTAGGGTTAACTGCAACTCCTGAACGAATGGATAACGAAAATGTTTTGGAGTATTTTGATGATCGGATTGCTTCGGAAATGCGACTGACAGAAGCGATTGATCGGAAGTTGTTGAGCCCATTTCATTATTTTTGTGTAACGGATACAGTAGATCTTTCTGCAATCAAATGGACACGAAAAGGCTATGACGTGCAAGAGCTGTCCAATTTGTATACGGCGAATGACCGGCGGAGTGACCTGGTCATCCAGAGCGTTCGGAAATACGTCACAGGTCTTGATGAAGTGAAAGCGATTGGTTTTTGCGTCTCTGTTGACCATGCCCTCTATATGGCCCGTTACTTTAACGCGAAGGGATTGTCCTCAATTGCGCTGCACGGGCAATCATCGGATGACGAGAGATCCTCAGCAAAACGAAAGCTTGAAGCTGGAGACGTTCAGTTTATCTTCGTTGTCGATTTATATAACGAAGGCGTCGATATTCCAACTGTGAATACCATTCTCTTTTTGCGTCCGACGGAAAGTCTAACGGTGTTCTTGCAACAGCTCGGAAGGGGATTACGATTAGCCGATAATAAAGAGTGCTTAACTGTATTAGACTTTGTCGGGCAAGCGCACGCCGACTATCCATTCGAATCAAAATTTAGAGCGCTCATTGGAAAAACAAAGCATTCCATTCGTCACTACGTAGAAAACGGGTTTTCTCAAATGCCGAAAGGATCGGCCATTGTCATGGAGCGCCAGGCGAAGGACTATATTCTACGAAATGTCCAAGAGTCACGGACATCGAAAGCGAATTTGATTCGTAAAATGCGTTATTTTAAAGCGGATACAGGGGAAGAAATGACGCTGGCGAATTTCCTTCGCTACTATGATTTGTCGTTTGCTGATTTTTATGGGAAGGGTCGCAATCGGACATTTGCTCGCTTGCGAGTGGAAGCTGGGGTCAAAGAAGAATTCACAAGTGCCTATGAGGAGATCGTCTGTAAACGAATTCATTCTCTTTTCCATTTAGACTCCGTTGATCTCATTCGGTTCTATTTAGCATACTTGTCGACAGGGCGAGTAGACACGGAAGAACAGCACCTGATGATTGGAATGCTCTACTACTCTTTCTTTGCCAACCCGCCGGAGAAACAGGGATTTTCAAGCATGGACGATGGGCTGCAGCGATTACTAATGAGCAAGGAATTGAAAGAGGAAGTAACAGAGGTTTTGACAATATGCCTGAATCGGATTAGAACCGTTGAGAAACCATCGCCGTTTTCGTATGTCTCTCCGTTACGCGTGCATGCACAGTATACGTCCGACCAAGTATTAGCGGCATTTGGCTATTTCAATGAATCGGCAAAACCTGCATTTCGAGAAGGGGTCAAGTACTTAGAGGACAAGCAGACGGATATTTTCTTCATCACATTAAATAAAACGGAAAAGGATTTTTCTCCTTCCACGCAATATGAAGACTATGCGATCAATGACCACTTGTTCCACTGGCAATCCCAGAATCGAACATCGGTCACGAGTCCGACGGGGCAGCGCTACATTCATCAACGGGATACCGGTAACACGATTGCGTTATTTGTGCGCGAGTATCGGCAACAAGACGGCTTTACGTCACCGTTTACGTTCTTTGGCACAGCGGAGTATGTAAGCCACGAAGGCAATCAGCCGATCAGTTTCGTCTGGCGGTTGGATGAAGCGATGCCGGCTGGGATGAGTGGTAGGAGTTTGCGGGTGATTTAGTGAATTATGAAGAGTGCATCTGTGCAGCAAACAACCGTTACTGTTCATTCAAACAATCACGTTTGTTTCATGCATAGGTGCCCTATTATAAGTTGAATATAGTGCGATGTAAAAAATTAGCGAGATTAAAATATAAATGTAACTTATTGGTGTCTTGTGGTATTCTACTCGTATATGAATGAAATAGCGAGAATGAAGGAGACAGATGAATAACTTATTTTTTCTTTTGTTTTTATTATCTTTCTTAGCCTTAATTGTTGGCTTGATTCGCCCAGTTCTTTTGTTGCGGTGGATGCCGATGGATAAGAGATCTAGAAAATCAGCCGCACTATACTTCGGGCTAGCTGTCATTGCATTCTTTATTCTCTTTGGTGTTACCTTGCCCCCTGAGAACGACGTTGCAGAGGTAAGTGAACAAAGTGCAATAGAAAAAAGTGCTCAGCAAGATGACGACGAAAAAATGCTGCTAAGTTAGAAGAGGAAGCGAAACAAGAAGAAGAGGCCGCTAGGAAAGAACAAGAGGCCGAAGCTGAGGAAGAGGCTGCTAGAAAAGAACAAGAAGCCAAAGCTGAGGAAGAAATAGCTAAGAAAGAACAAGAAGCCAAAGCTAAGGAAGAGGCAGCTAAGAAATAACAAGAAGCTAAAGCTAAAGCAGAAGCGGAGAAGAAAGAACGAGAGGCGACAGCAAAGGCTGACGCTGAAAAAAAGGCGCAAGAAGCAAAAGCCCAAGCAGCCGTGGAAGCAGAACAGAAGCAAAGGGATGCAGAAACGGTTTCCCAACAACAAGCAGTAAAAATGGCGATGAGTTACCTTGATTATACTGCATTCTCACCTAGTGGTTTAATCGAACAATTGGTATTTGAAGGTTTTAGTGAGGCGGATGCCAAGTATGCTGTCAATTCTATTCGTGTAGATTGGAAAGAGCAGGCTGTGCTAATGGCTCAGAACTACTTGGACTATACTGCATTCTCGCGTAGCGGATTGATTGAGCAGTTGGTTTTTGAAGGCTTTAGTAATGATGTAGCATTGTATGCTGTTACTCAAGTCGGCTTATAAAAAGCTTAACTAGATTAGAAAAGTTCACCTTAAAAATACAAAAATTAAAGCCAGTATCCTACCGATTGCACCGTAGAACGGGGGTCCTGGCTTTTGAAGAACACACCTATGCACCAAACAATCAATGTATGTACGGAGGTCGATCAAATGCAGAACGAAAAGGAGGATTCAACTATGCAAGCTACAGATAAGAAACAAACCGAATCCGCAAAACGAAAAGAAATGATCAAGGCCAGCTACGAAAAAGCTGTCAAGGCAAACGGGAAAGCTTTGGAAAAGCTTAGTAAGAACTGATGGCGGTGGATTATTTCGATGTCGAGGATGTCATCATGCTTCATGATCTGGCCCTTCAAGATTATGAAGGCCTGCCAGGTGTGGACATGAATAAGCTGGATGCAAAATTGGCATTGCCTAAAACGAATGTCTTCGGTCATGAAAGGTACCCTTCCTTAGAAGAGAAAGCCGCCTGTTATCTGTACGAACTGGCGAGTGGCCATTGTTTTAAGGATGGGAACAAGAGAACCTCCTTCTTGGCGGCCTTCACCTTTTTGGACATCAATGGCTGCCAATTGAGCGTTGAGGACGAGGAGATTTATCGATTTGTCATTCTGGTGGTCGACAGTGAGACCCGACCGGCGTTTCAGGAAGTTGTCCAGTGGATAGCGCGTCATTGCCATAAGAAAGTGTCCCTATAGAAATAGTCAGGTTCAACCACCCCATCTGCTTACCAGGACAGCAGAGGGTGGTTATTTTTCATTCCCCCGAATTCTCCCACTCTTCCCACCCATTGCTGTATACTCAAACCAATACATTCCAAAAGACAGGTGACGCGACATGGACGATACGAAACGGATACTGATCATCGAGGACGATCCGGATATCAGCCGGCTGCTGCAAGTGATGCTGGCAGAGGAAAGCCGGGCGATTACGGCGGCGTATTCGGGGACGGAGGGACTGCTGCGGCTGCGGACGGACTTGTTCGATCTTGTGCTGCTCGATCTTATGCTGCCGGGGATGAGCGGAGAGGAGCTGATCCGCGAAATCCGGCGGGACAGCGCGGTGCCGATCCTCGTCATCTCCGCAAAGGCGGGGGTTGCCGATAAGGTGGCGGTGCTGCAGATGGGAGCGGATGATTATATGACGAAGCCGTTCCATCAGGAGGAAGTCGCCGCACGGGTGGCGGTCCAGCTGCGGAAATCCGCTGGAGCAGAGCCGCCGTCCGCGGAACTTGCGTGGCGGGATCTCGCTGTCGACACGGACAAACTGACCGTCACACTCTCTGGAGAGCCCCTTCAGCTGACGAACGCCGAGTTCGACATCCTGACCCTGCTGCTGCGCCATCCGGAAAAGGCGTTCTCGAAAAAGGAGATCTACGAAAGCCTCTGGACAGGTCCGTATTACGGCGACGACAACACGATCAGCGTCCATATGTCCAACATGCGGAAGAAAATCGCCGCGGTGACGGACGAGGAGTATTTCAAGACGATCTGGGGCATCGGGTTCATGCTCGTATAATTGGATGCGAGCCTCGCAAAGAAAGGAGGAGTTGGATGCTGACTCGTGTCCTGCAGCAATTGAAATTGGATGTCCTGTCCTTTGACGAAGTCGACGATTCCCACAGTTCCACTGTGTACAAGTGCAGACTGCGTACAGGGGAACAGGTCTATTTGAAGATCCCGTATACAAAAGTGAAATATGACCGGGAGCTGGCCGCCTACAAAGTGCTGAAAGACCAGGTGTCCATCCCGGACATGTTGGATTTTTGGCCGGGCGATGAAGAGTGTCCGGGCGCGTTCATTCTATCTGAACTGAAGGGGCGGCCGCTGGCCAATACGGACAGCCCCGCCGTCGCGTTCCAAGTCGGGGTGCTGCATGCCGCCATGCACGAGGTCCGGCCGCCAGCTGATATGGAACTGGCCGGGATCGACAATGAATACCCGGGGTGGCCCGACTTTGTGGAACGCCAATTTACCAGTTTCGCGGAAGACGTGAAAGAGCTCTTGGACGGAACGCTATACAACCAGTCGATGGAAACGTTTGAACGCATGAAACGAGAGCTGCCGCCACCCGACGGCCCGTGCTTCCTCCATATGGATTTCCGGCCAGCCAACATCATCGTGGACGGAGACCGGGTATCCGGCGTGATCGATTTCGAAAGTGTCCGGTTCGGCGCCACAGAAATCGATTTCACAAAACTGTATCGCGATTTTCTGAGCTTCGATACCAGCTTGTATCAGTCCTATCAAGAAGGCTATACCAGTGTGAGACCCTTAATGGACTTAGAGGCGGTTCTGCCGTTTTATCAATTTACCGATGCGTTCAATAGTATTGGCTGGTGTGCACGACGCGGCATTGAGAAGAACGCAATGTTTTTTGACAAGAACCTTTCGATCTTGAAGAGTATGTTACTGTAATCCGCTATCATGGCGAACCTGTACAGTGGGCAGGCGTACGCATGAATTACGGAGGTGTTACGATGAGCAGAAAAACCATCTGGATAGCAGGGATCGTATTTGTGGCTGCGACTCTTCTATTGACCAATGTCTTTCACACGGCGATCGGCGGCTATATGATGACAGTCAGTATAACCGCGGCCGGAGTGGCGATTGCAGTCGCACTCTATTTAGTACTTTCCCAGTCCATCAAGCAGTTCGTGCATCGCAGGAATGACTGAACCTACATGATGCCAGAAGTGGAGGCAATCATAATGGGGAAAGGTACATATCAGGGCTTGGCAAACAAATTTTAGGAGGGAGGGATGTGCCCATGAGTTTAGCGGGCTATATTGGATGTATGAAAGAAATACCGCTCAGCGGCGACGGTTCGGAGGATCTCCTTATCATCGGGCCCTGCTTTTCGAGTCCTGCTGAACTCCGGAATGTGAAGGAATGTCAATTCTCTACGCCGTATGTCTATGAAGTGTCAAGTGATTGGGGCATTGAGATATCCGAGCATACGGACACCGCTATCTTGGATGACTCAAAAATGAAGCTGTCCAGACTTTGTGAACTCATGGACCAATATCTTGAGACGGGAGAGTTCTTTGAGCACTACACTTGTTGGGTAG comes from Sporosarcina trichiuri and encodes:
- a CDS encoding nucleoside triphosphate pyrophosphohydrolase, whose amino-acid sequence is MPTYNKLVRDLIPQIIENDGKTPVTRVLSGAEFAEEVKRKLAEELSEYEEAATSRERLEELADLLELVYAAASLEGADEDALQVIREEKRALRGSFDERLYLVEVQDD
- a CDS encoding (deoxy)nucleoside triphosphate pyrophosphohydrolase, which translates into the protein MLTPIHVVAAIIQNAQREILCARRSFQMTLPGFWEFPGGKVESEETAEVALAREIQEELGCQIAVGAFVENTTHTYGFITIRLETYMATLVEGLPVATEHSELRWVPWQELHALEWAPADIPAVERVIALCKKDCMSS
- a CDS encoding DUF3427 domain-containing protein, translating into MQEGLYEQLINERVKQELASLSSDAFAIEKESLEEAEARVVLASYVSAVTKIALSHIREGGDRNEALLRQIQTCNEVIDVLQRQLDDTEFADLKIDEQAEVLTAVYSTLNNARSFGAQNVQRPLTPLSQSSLFTGSHAEPNMVEELKKEIESSDEIEWLVSFMKWSGLRIIMEELRRFTERGGRLHVITTSYMEATDVKALQELRQLPNTEVRVSLDKERTRLHAKAYLFKRKTGFSTAYIGSSNLSNPALTSGLEWNLKVTEQDSFDIIRKFEATFESYWNDEEFKSLAMEHEDNWALVQTSLRKNVLYDSAEQYFLDIRPYHYQQEILDELEAERTIYGHTRNLVVAATGVGKTVISAFDFKRFYANNRQAKLLFIAHREEILKQSLHTFRAILKDANFGELFVGRHEPTSLNHVFMSIQSWNSRKMIEKTSADFYDFIVVDEFHHATAPSYRALLGHYTPTILLGLTATPERMDNENVLEYFDDRIASEMRLTEAIDRKLLSPFHYFCVTDTVDLSAIKWTRKGYDVQELSNLYTANDRRSDLVIQSVRKYVTGLDEVKAIGFCVSVDHALYMARYFNAKGLSSIALHGQSSDDERSSAKRKLEAGDVQFIFVVDLYNEGVDIPTVNTILFLRPTESLTVFLQQLGRGLRLADNKECLTVLDFVGQAHADYPFESKFRALIGKTKHSIRHYVENGFSQMPKGSAIVMERQAKDYILRNVQESRTSKANLIRKMRYFKADTGEEMTLANFLRYYDLSFADFYGKGRNRTFARLRVEAGVKEEFTSAYEEIVCKRIHSLFHLDSVDLIRFYLAYLSTGRVDTEEQHLMIGMLYYSFFANPPEKQGFSSMDDGLQRLLMSKELKEEVTEVLTICLNRIRTVEKPSPFSYVSPLRVHAQYTSDQVLAAFGYFNESAKPAFREGVKYLEDKQTDIFFITLNKTEKDFSPSTQYEDYAINDHLFHWQSQNRTSVTSPTGQRYIHQRDTGNTIALFVREYRQQDGFTSPFTFFGTAEYVSHEGNQPISFVWRLDEAMPAGMSGRSLRVI
- a CDS encoding Ltp family lipoprotein, which translates into the protein MEAEQKQRDAETVSQQQAVKMAMSYLDYTAFSPSGLIEQLVFEGFSEADAKYAVNSIRVDWKEQAVLMAQNYLDYTAFSRSGLIEQLVFEGFSNDVALYAVTQVGL
- a CDS encoding type II toxin-antitoxin system death-on-curing family toxin, encoding MDYFDVEDVIMLHDLALQDYEGLPGVDMNKLDAKLALPKTNVFGHERYPSLEEKAACYLYELASGHCFKDGNKRTSFLAAFTFLDINGCQLSVEDEEIYRFVILVVDSETRPAFQEVVQWIARHCHKKVSL
- a CDS encoding response regulator transcription factor; the encoded protein is MDDTKRILIIEDDPDISRLLQVMLAEESRAITAAYSGTEGLLRLRTDLFDLVLLDLMLPGMSGEELIREIRRDSAVPILVISAKAGVADKVAVLQMGADDYMTKPFHQEEVAARVAVQLRKSAGAEPPSAELAWRDLAVDTDKLTVTLSGEPLQLTNAEFDILTLLLRHPEKAFSKKEIYESLWTGPYYGDDNTISVHMSNMRKKIAAVTDEEYFKTIWGIGFMLV
- a CDS encoding phosphotransferase family protein gives rise to the protein MLTRVLQQLKLDVLSFDEVDDSHSSTVYKCRLRTGEQVYLKIPYTKVKYDRELAAYKVLKDQVSIPDMLDFWPGDEECPGAFILSELKGRPLANTDSPAVAFQVGVLHAAMHEVRPPADMELAGIDNEYPGWPDFVERQFTSFAEDVKELLDGTLYNQSMETFERMKRELPPPDGPCFLHMDFRPANIIVDGDRVSGVIDFESVRFGATEIDFTKLYRDFLSFDTSLYQSYQEGYTSVRPLMDLEAVLPFYQFTDAFNSIGWCARRGIEKNAMFFDKNLSILKSMLL